From a single Francisella halioticida genomic region:
- a CDS encoding acetoacetate decarboxylase family protein: protein MFNHVQAALHHLPVNEIVKGSHFIADVTLGFGEVIFDYLK, encoded by the coding sequence GTGTTCAATCATGTACAAGCGGCTCTTCATCACCTACCTGTTAATGAAATTGTTAAAGGCTCTCATTTTATTGCTGATGTAACCTTAGGATTTGGTGAGGTGATTTTTGACTATCTAAAATAA
- a CDS encoding M15 family metallopeptidase, with product MVEKIMFLEAKNTELILAGKDFFERDLFLEKATYNAWLTLQKAAKMNQVELYIVSGFRSYEYQQKIIDRKLASGQTLEQISKVNALPGQSEHHTGRAIDLTTTNEKEALTEEFEKTPAFKWLTENAHKFGFKMSFPPNNKYGFIYEPWHWCYQN from the coding sequence ATGGTAGAAAAAATAATGTTCTTAGAAGCTAAAAATACTGAGCTTATCTTAGCCGGTAAAGATTTCTTCGAAAGAGATTTATTTTTAGAAAAAGCTACATATAATGCATGGCTTACTCTTCAAAAAGCCGCTAAAATGAATCAAGTAGAATTATATATAGTATCAGGCTTTAGAAGTTATGAGTATCAACAGAAAATTATTGATAGAAAACTAGCTAGTGGACAAACTCTTGAACAAATCAGTAAAGTAAATGCTTTACCAGGACAAAGTGAGCATCACACAGGTAGGGCGATTGATTTAACTACGACTAATGAGAAAGAAGCTTTAACAGAAGAGTTTGAAAAAACTCCTGCTTTTAAATGGTTAACAGAGAATGCTCATAAATTTGGTTTTAAAATGAGCTTTCCACCTAACAATAAATATGGTTTTATTTATGAGCCTTGGCACTGGTGTTATCAAAATTAA
- the dnaQ gene encoding DNA polymerase III subunit epsilon, whose protein sequence is MSRQIFIDTETTGFDYKIGNRIVEFGAVEVIDRKVTGNTLHFYCNPDYEVEAGALAVHGLTNYFLSDKPFFEEKAAEMIEFIKDGEIIIHNAAFDVPFINWELGLLKDNKYGTLENYVVRIVDSLEIARKKHPLQKNNLDALCKRYHIRNDHRTFHGALLDSELLADVYLAMTGGQTNLMLQTVKTTSKNNIDIDISKLNLRKADETVKNISDHQEYLENILKLQEDNIW, encoded by the coding sequence ATGTCTAGACAAATTTTTATAGATACTGAAACAACAGGGTTTGATTATAAAATTGGTAATAGAATTGTAGAGTTTGGAGCAGTAGAAGTTATTGATAGAAAAGTAACTGGAAATACGTTACATTTTTATTGCAATCCTGATTATGAAGTAGAAGCAGGGGCATTAGCTGTTCATGGTTTAACAAACTATTTTTTATCAGATAAGCCTTTTTTTGAAGAAAAAGCTGCCGAAATGATTGAGTTTATAAAAGATGGTGAAATTATTATTCATAATGCTGCCTTTGACGTACCTTTTATAAACTGGGAACTTGGATTATTAAAAGATAATAAGTATGGAACTTTGGAAAACTATGTTGTAAGAATAGTTGATAGTTTAGAAATTGCCAGAAAGAAACATCCATTACAAAAAAATAACCTCGATGCTTTGTGTAAGAGATATCATATACGAAATGATCATCGTACGTTTCATGGAGCCTTACTTGATAGTGAGTTACTAGCTGATGTATATTTGGCAATGACAGGTGGGCAAACAAACTTGATGTTGCAAACAGTAAAAACAACAAGTAAAAATAATATTGATATAGACATTAGTAAGCTAAATTTACGTAAAGCAGATGAGACAGTTAAGAATATAAGTGATCATCAAGAATATTTAGAGAATATATTAAAGTTGCAAGAAGATAATATATGGTAG
- a CDS encoding zinc ribbon domain-containing protein YjdM, whose translation MQSLPQCSKCQSEYVYQDGESLICPECGYEWQLGEKDDNTPIIRDSNGNLLENGDVVTVIKDLKLKGSSQIIKVGTKVKNIRLVEGDHDIDCKVEGFGAMKLKSQFVKKV comes from the coding sequence ATGCAATCTTTACCACAGTGCTCAAAGTGTCAATCTGAATATGTTTATCAAGATGGTGAGTCATTAATTTGTCCAGAGTGTGGTTATGAATGGCAGCTTGGTGAGAAAGATGATAATACGCCAATTATAAGAGATTCTAATGGTAATTTATTAGAAAATGGAGATGTTGTTACAGTAATAAAAGATTTAAAGTTAAAAGGATCTTCTCAGATTATAAAAGTAGGTACTAAAGTAAAAAATATTCGCCTAGTAGAGGGAGATCATGATATTGACTGTAAAGTTGAAGGTTTTGGCGCTATGAAACTAAAATCACAATTTGTTAAAAAAGTGTAA
- a CDS encoding non-ribosomal peptide synthetase, whose protein sequence is MLDKKKFKKIVYDWNNTSYTNFREKSIHNLFNMQVEKTPDNIAVVFNKKALTYKELDKKSDQLAKYILKIVNNNKILPNDTLIGLYLNRSLEMIIGILAILKAGGAYVPIDPRYPQDRVDYILKDSNIKTILTQESYKYVLQSLYEVNAISIDNENYSYENDLNLAQTNNSNSLAYIIYTSGTTGKPKGVMQLHHNITRLFSATNDFFKFDSSDVWILFHSYVFDFSVWEIWGPLFYGGKLLIPSDELVRSTKDFVKYCYENRVSVLNQTPLAFYSFIANLDYNYKLNLRYIIFGGDALNLSYLEGWWKYQNTINFDTKLINMYGITETTVHVTHKEITQYEQNISNIGKRISDQKIYILNEDLMPVDISVEGEIYVGGAGLARGYLNKDKLTSERFIDNPFKTESDKANGYTKLYKSGDIGKWLENGDIEYIGRNDFQVKIRGYRIELGEIENAILGHPYIVQTCLLAKKNQQIPYLIAYIKCRDKMINEQHIVEFLKKYLPDYMIPNYIVFLDDFPLTINGKLDKNALPELVIKRCEYIAPNTNEQKIICSKFKKVLNLNFDVGIDDNFYNLGGNSIKATFLLSSLRDHFKITIKDIFFLKTPRKLSNLDKQDITFSIGKADSRNSYSLSHQQERMFYASRLITEDNKLYNVPIKINIKGSLNFENLGIALTAIVKKHSILLNKYEMKDSNLSQYLNNDTFINISKEIAKVSNQQELDVLFENFIKPFNLEQDILVRFKLIKINSKEHCLFADFHHICFDGGSVSIFLNELIQAYDEGLLNTAELQYIDYAIWQKESLIAQDTYRKNLEYWKDKLSQIDLEPLELSPDFSKTQAKSHIGSNIVKEFNHEFIDKLENISNEHQVSINAIMLHAFKILINKYSQRESFVIGTLTNGRIDSKLDKSIGMFVNTLPLGVTVNPNESCINDIKEIYDQTLDLLDHQDLNLEALVKELNLDTSLGNPLCDVVFNFLEHQTEYKSKDLIFNLPAWTDPRTAKFDLMVMCHLSTNKLSIEFNFAIDLFKSVTITKMLSHYENILNELINNLDKKINEYQVLSDKEYKQIIYNWNNTSQNYSNNKAVHALFEEQILRTPEKIAITFKDKSLTYKHLNEKANQLARYLKSKINKNHDKDSKLICLCVDRSLEMIINILAILKIGYAYIPIDPKHPKERIKFILDNANPKLLICDEHYQNDLNRINQNNILLLALEDNHYAYQSSLNLENTVVNPNDLAYVIYTSGTTGNPKGVMVSHSSIVNRIEYMSKFSNITEKDNYFFKTNYIFDVSVSDIFAHICYGASIYISENIFDINEINNNIQRCNSTHLVPSQYEAIDNLIKDSNIKKLYLSGEAITPQIIKDLASKIEIYNYYGPTETGEITVSKPTTINNSIGKVFQNNKAYILDKDMKPTPIGVVGELYIAGISLAKGYLNRDDLTAEKFVLNHFWNKNKDPKFENKLYKTGDLVKWLEDGQIEYIGRNDFQVKINGYRIELGEIEKSLTKISTINQSCVIAKENNGINYLIAYVTINAQISENEIKNHLLNFIPEYMIPKSIVILDNFPLTTNGKLNRKALPEVNPSEQVKIILPRNNNLRSLCQYTWKY, encoded by the coding sequence ATGTTAGATAAAAAAAAATTCAAAAAAATAGTATATGACTGGAATAATACAAGCTATACAAACTTTAGAGAAAAATCAATACATAACTTATTTAATATGCAAGTAGAAAAAACTCCAGATAATATAGCTGTAGTTTTTAATAAAAAAGCACTAACTTATAAAGAATTAGATAAAAAATCTGATCAATTAGCAAAATATATATTAAAGATCGTTAATAATAATAAAATACTTCCTAATGATACACTTATTGGCTTATATCTAAATAGATCATTAGAAATGATTATTGGCATATTAGCTATTTTAAAAGCTGGAGGAGCGTATGTACCAATAGATCCAAGATATCCTCAAGATCGAGTTGATTATATTTTAAAGGATAGCAATATAAAAACTATTCTTACTCAAGAATCTTATAAATACGTATTACAGAGTTTATATGAAGTTAATGCTATTAGTATAGATAATGAAAATTATTCATATGAGAATGATCTAAATTTAGCACAGACCAATAACTCAAATAGCCTAGCTTATATAATTTATACATCAGGAACTACAGGAAAACCCAAAGGTGTTATGCAGTTACACCATAATATAACTAGATTATTTAGTGCTACAAATGATTTTTTTAAGTTTGATTCTAGTGATGTTTGGATTTTATTTCATTCATATGTCTTTGATTTTAGTGTTTGGGAAATATGGGGACCTCTTTTTTATGGTGGCAAACTTTTGATTCCATCTGATGAATTAGTAAGAAGTACAAAAGACTTCGTAAAATATTGTTACGAAAATAGAGTCTCAGTATTAAATCAAACGCCTTTAGCATTTTATAGTTTTATTGCTAACCTAGATTATAACTATAAGTTAAACCTCCGATATATTATATTTGGTGGTGATGCTCTTAATCTATCCTATTTAGAAGGATGGTGGAAGTACCAAAATACTATAAATTTTGATACAAAATTAATAAATATGTATGGAATCACAGAAACTACCGTTCACGTTACACATAAAGAAATCACTCAATATGAACAAAATATATCTAATATTGGTAAAAGAATAAGTGATCAAAAAATATATATTTTGAATGAAGATTTAATGCCTGTAGATATTAGCGTAGAAGGAGAAATCTATGTTGGAGGTGCCGGATTAGCTAGAGGATACTTAAATAAAGATAAACTAACCTCTGAAAGATTTATTGATAATCCTTTTAAAACAGAAAGTGATAAAGCTAACGGATATACCAAATTATATAAAAGTGGTGATATAGGAAAATGGCTAGAAAATGGTGATATTGAATATATTGGAAGGAATGATTTTCAAGTTAAAATTAGAGGATATCGCATAGAATTAGGCGAAATAGAAAATGCTATATTAGGTCATCCTTATATAGTTCAAACATGCCTTCTTGCAAAGAAGAATCAACAAATACCCTATTTAATAGCATATATAAAATGTAGAGATAAAATGATTAATGAACAACATATTGTTGAATTTCTTAAAAAGTATCTTCCTGATTATATGATACCTAATTATATTGTATTTTTAGATGACTTTCCATTAACCATAAATGGAAAACTAGATAAAAATGCTTTACCAGAGCTAGTAATAAAAAGATGTGAATACATAGCACCTAATACAAATGAACAAAAAATAATATGTTCAAAATTTAAAAAGGTTTTAAACCTAAACTTTGATGTGGGAATAGATGATAACTTCTATAATCTTGGCGGAAACTCTATTAAAGCAACTTTTTTACTATCATCTCTAAGAGATCATTTTAAAATAACTATAAAGGATATTTTCTTTCTAAAAACACCAAGGAAACTATCTAATCTAGATAAGCAAGATATAACTTTCTCAATTGGAAAAGCCGATAGTAGAAATTCATACTCTTTATCACACCAGCAAGAACGCATGTTCTATGCTAGTAGACTAATAACAGAAGATAATAAATTATATAACGTCCCTATTAAAATAAACATTAAAGGCTCATTAAACTTTGAAAATCTAGGTATAGCTCTTACCGCTATAGTAAAAAAGCACTCGATATTATTAAATAAATATGAAATGAAAGATTCCAATCTTTCTCAATACTTAAACAATGATACTTTTATAAATATTAGTAAAGAAATAGCAAAGGTGTCAAATCAGCAAGAACTTGATGTTTTATTCGAAAATTTTATTAAGCCTTTTAATTTAGAACAAGATATTTTAGTTAGGTTTAAACTTATAAAAATCAACTCTAAAGAACATTGTCTTTTTGCTGATTTTCATCACATATGTTTTGATGGAGGATCAGTCTCGATTTTTCTAAATGAATTAATCCAAGCATATGATGAAGGCTTATTAAATACAGCAGAATTACAATATATAGATTATGCTATCTGGCAAAAAGAATCTTTAATAGCACAAGATACTTACAGAAAAAATCTAGAATACTGGAAAGATAAACTCTCACAAATAGATTTAGAACCTTTAGAGCTTTCTCCTGATTTTTCTAAAACTCAAGCTAAGAGCCATATTGGCAGTAATATAGTTAAAGAATTTAATCACGAATTTATAGATAAGCTTGAAAATATATCAAATGAGCATCAAGTTTCTATTAACGCTATAATGTTACATGCCTTTAAAATATTAATTAATAAATATTCTCAAAGAGAATCTTTTGTCATAGGAACATTAACTAATGGTAGAATCGATTCTAAGCTTGATAAGTCAATAGGAATGTTTGTTAACACTCTGCCTCTTGGAGTTACTGTAAATCCTAATGAATCTTGTATCAATGATATAAAAGAAATTTATGACCAGACCTTAGACCTACTTGACCATCAAGATCTTAATTTAGAAGCTTTAGTAAAAGAATTAAATCTTGATACTAGTTTAGGTAACCCTCTCTGTGATGTTGTGTTTAATTTTTTAGAACATCAAACAGAATATAAATCAAAAGACCTAATATTTAATTTACCTGCATGGACTGATCCTCGTACTGCAAAATTCGATTTGATGGTAATGTGCCATTTATCAACTAATAAATTAAGTATTGAATTTAATTTTGCTATAGATTTATTTAAATCTGTAACTATCACAAAAATGCTATCTCATTATGAAAATATACTTAATGAACTCATAAACAATCTTGATAAAAAAATTAATGAATACCAGGTTTTAAGTGATAAAGAATATAAACAAATTATATATAACTGGAATAATACAAGTCAAAACTATAGTAATAATAAAGCTGTTCATGCACTGTTTGAAGAACAAATATTAAGGACTCCAGAGAAAATAGCAATTACTTTTAAGGATAAATCATTAACCTACAAACACTTAAATGAAAAAGCAAATCAATTAGCAAGATACTTAAAAAGTAAGATTAATAAAAACCATGATAAAGATAGTAAATTAATTTGTTTATGTGTTGATAGATCATTAGAAATGATTATTAATATACTAGCAATATTAAAAATAGGATATGCATATATACCTATTGACCCCAAACACCCTAAAGAGCGAATTAAATTTATATTAGATAATGCTAACCCTAAACTTTTAATATGTGATGAACATTACCAGAATGATTTAAACAGAATTAATCAAAATAATATATTACTTTTAGCTTTAGAAGATAACCATTATGCTTACCAGTCCTCTCTTAATTTGGAAAATACAGTCGTAAACCCTAATGATTTAGCATATGTTATATACACATCAGGAACTACTGGCAACCCCAAAGGAGTAATGGTAAGCCATTCTTCTATAGTTAATCGTATTGAATATATGTCTAAATTTTCAAATATTACGGAAAAAGATAATTATTTTTTTAAAACAAACTATATTTTTGATGTTTCTGTATCAGATATATTTGCTCACATTTGTTATGGCGCATCAATTTATATATCAGAAAATATTTTTGATATTAATGAGATAAATAATAATATACAACGATGTAATTCAACTCATCTAGTTCCTTCCCAGTATGAGGCAATTGACAATTTAATCAAAGATTCAAATATTAAAAAACTCTACTTAAGTGGCGAAGCAATAACTCCTCAAATAATAAAAGATTTGGCAAGTAAAATAGAAATCTATAATTATTATGGACCAACAGAAACTGGAGAAATAACAGTATCTAAGCCTACTACTATAAACAACAGTATTGGTAAGGTTTTTCAAAATAATAAAGCGTACATCCTTGATAAAGATATGAAACCTACGCCAATTGGAGTAGTTGGGGAATTATATATAGCAGGTATTTCTCTTGCTAAAGGGTATTTAAATAGAGATGATTTAACAGCTGAAAAATTTGTTTTAAATCATTTTTGGAATAAAAATAAAGATCCTAAGTTCGAAAATAAATTATATAAAACAGGGGACTTAGTTAAATGGTTAGAAGATGGACAGATCGAATATATTGGTAGAAATGATTTTCAAGTGAAAATTAATGGCTATCGTATAGAATTAGGCGAAATCGAAAAATCTTTAACAAAAATAAGTACAATAAATCAAAGCTGTGTTATAGCTAAAGAAAATAATGGTATAAACTATTTAATTGCCTATGTAACAATAAATGCTCAAATTTCTGAAAATGAGATTAAAAACCATTTACTAAATTTTATTCCCGAATATATGATACCAAAATCAATAGTTATTTTGGATAATTTCCCTTTAACAACTAATGGAAAATTAAATAGAAAAGCTTTACCAGAAGTTAACCCAAGTGAACAAGTAAAAATAATACTTCCAAGAAACAATAATTTGCGAAGCCTTTGCCAATATACTTGGAAATACTAA
- a CDS encoding SDR family oxidoreductase, with product MDSDFYQIGGNSIKAIQLVYKLQESFKVTVAEIFKYKTPRRLAENIIFSKNNLVTRLEKIRQQYSSIKISNNKNSHIEIEKYNSCSNINLTYTNKKINTVLLTGSTGYLGCNILYQLLTYSNKNIILLIRSENHSKAKKRISKKFNFYFDQDLSNYQNRIKVYSADIENKDLLGLNEAEYSSLIDSVDTIIHSAALVKHYGEYKDFYSANVQATINLLDLAEKTSLKDFHYISTFGVLLDGYISERSHIEFNEESIGDELTNRNNVYLTTKYEGELECYKYRKHGVSTNIYRVGYLSVISFNGKNQENIEENGFFARFKTMINLGVISKEVATTEISLVDITAKAIINIFDKNELSNQTFHVFNPKHQDLSKILAQEKRLNLKQLDIVDFIDVLIDKFNKSTYKNLIEMFMLHQGWLQDNDTQNEFHPRVNNNYTIAIMKSLGISWPTINYKLIKDIVDKSLLEREKFYNQISYFNDSALINELVLSSKLNHYSENEIIAYNSNNLIFVLDGFIEKFAILDGGWEASISVLTANDIFNTETIVDKKSPAIYKASISDVATLEISKSDIKHILQKHPQMYNIFLRILADEATKIQKMYISSII from the coding sequence ATAGATAGTGATTTCTATCAAATTGGTGGTAACTCTATAAAAGCCATTCAGCTTGTTTATAAGCTACAAGAGAGTTTTAAAGTTACTGTAGCTGAAATTTTCAAATATAAAACACCAAGAAGATTAGCAGAAAACATTATTTTTTCTAAGAATAATTTAGTAACTAGATTAGAAAAAATAAGACAACAATATTCTTCTATAAAAATCTCTAATAATAAAAATAGTCATATTGAAATTGAAAAATATAATAGTTGCTCTAATATAAATTTAACCTATACAAATAAAAAAATAAATACTGTACTATTAACAGGAAGCACTGGATATTTAGGTTGTAATATTCTCTATCAATTACTTACTTATAGTAATAAAAATATAATTTTGCTAATTAGATCTGAGAATCATTCAAAAGCTAAAAAACGTATAAGTAAAAAGTTTAATTTCTATTTTGATCAAGATTTAAGTAACTACCAAAATCGAATCAAAGTATATAGTGCAGATATAGAGAATAAAGATCTTTTAGGACTTAATGAAGCAGAATATAGTTCATTAATAGATAGCGTTGACACTATCATACATTCTGCAGCATTAGTAAAGCATTACGGTGAATATAAAGATTTTTATAGTGCTAATGTACAAGCAACTATTAATTTACTAGACCTTGCTGAAAAAACCTCTTTAAAAGATTTTCATTATATATCAACTTTTGGTGTCTTACTCGATGGTTATATTTCTGAAAGATCCCATATAGAGTTTAATGAAGAGTCAATTGGGGATGAGCTTACCAATAGAAATAATGTTTATTTAACAACTAAGTATGAAGGTGAACTAGAGTGCTACAAATATAGAAAGCATGGAGTTTCTACAAATATTTATAGAGTAGGATACTTATCTGTAATATCTTTTAATGGGAAAAACCAAGAGAATATTGAAGAAAATGGTTTTTTCGCTAGATTTAAAACTATGATTAATTTAGGAGTTATATCAAAAGAAGTTGCAACAACTGAAATTTCCCTAGTTGATATAACAGCAAAAGCTATTATTAATATTTTTGACAAAAATGAATTAAGCAATCAAACATTCCATGTATTTAACCCTAAACATCAAGATTTATCAAAAATTCTAGCACAAGAAAAAAGATTAAACCTTAAGCAGTTAGATATAGTAGATTTTATAGATGTATTAATCGACAAATTTAACAAATCAACATATAAAAATTTAATAGAAATGTTTATGTTGCATCAAGGCTGGTTACAAGATAATGATACTCAAAATGAGTTTCATCCGAGAGTAAATAATAATTATACAATAGCTATTATGAAAAGTTTAGGGATATCATGGCCTACAATAAATTATAAGCTTATTAAAGATATTGTTGATAAATCATTATTAGAAAGAGAAAAATTTTATAACCAAATAAGTTACTTTAATGACTCGGCGCTAATCAATGAATTAGTATTATCATCAAAGCTAAATCACTATTCCGAAAATGAGATTATAGCTTATAATAGTAATAATCTTATTTTTGTTTTAGATGGTTTTATAGAGAAATTTGCTATTTTAGATGGAGGGTGGGAAGCTTCTATATCAGTACTAACAGCAAATGATATTTTTAATACTGAAACTATAGTTGATAAGAAAAGCCCTGCTATATATAAAGCATCTATATCAGATGTTGCTACACTTGAAATATCAAAATCAGATATTAAACATATTTTACAAAAACATCCACAAATGTATAATATTTTTCTTAGAATATTAGCAGATGAAGCTACTAAAATACAGAAAATGTATATATCTAGTATAATTTAA
- a CDS encoding STAS domain-containing protein, with protein sequence MEITYSSNEKEQTYILTGRLDQSSYSIFENFNKNNYIQNLNVYLNLENLEYISSIGLRAFILLAKKVLSNNHKIYAKVASGSMPEKILKLSGFDKLIPLI encoded by the coding sequence ATGGAAATAACATATTCATCTAATGAAAAAGAACAAACATATATCTTGACAGGAAGACTAGATCAATCAAGCTATAGTATTTTTGAAAATTTTAATAAAAATAATTATATCCAAAATCTAAATGTATACTTAAATCTTGAAAATCTAGAATATATTAGTAGCATAGGATTAAGAGCTTTTATTCTTCTAGCGAAAAAAGTTCTATCAAACAACCATAAGATTTATGCTAAAGTAGCTTCTGGAAGTATGCCAGAAAAAATACTAAAACTTTCCGGTTTTGATAAATTAATACCGTTAATATAA
- a CDS encoding ATP-binding protein, with amino-acid sequence MATIEIKSYYKNLDAAWKYIKNNLDKIDNITQLIIEETITNIYMHSQRISDKEIDITIKIKNNKINIIASNVKDFNLEAHSSNSTSKVASYGIEDYGGIGLHLVNQLTTKNNYYYKDNKQYYEFSI; translated from the coding sequence ATGGCTACTATTGAAATAAAAAGCTATTATAAAAACTTAGATGCTGCTTGGAAATATATAAAAAATAATTTAGACAAGATAGATAATATTACGCAGCTTATAATTGAGGAAACAATTACAAACATTTATATGCATTCTCAACGTATATCTGATAAAGAAATTGATATAACTATTAAAATAAAAAATAATAAAATAAATATTATAGCTAGTAATGTTAAAGATTTTAATTTAGAAGCTCACTCATCAAATAGTACAAGTAAGGTAGCATCATATGGTATTGAAGACTATGGAGGGATTGGCTTACACTTGGTCAATCAATTAACTACAAAAAATAATTACTATTACAAAGACAATAAACAATATTATGAATTTAGCATATGA
- a CDS encoding SpoIIE family protein phosphatase, translating into MKTNSLKYELYSKLKIFINLYVALFFIFIGTSIISFYFYIGYRNIQSTVITLKIYANTIENNVSDIVNYANILIKQQNYNEKKFIYVINNYFKHYKKDYSFTGIGYASINKEYNTYSFIDLSKKSRIQNLNNIYKKDNGYKNTSWFKDFKDIKSTTYISPQVSRTGEKGKLLLTVIAPIKKASHNIGLLIIDINISRKLSNFIHKYDPEISNNLKLYLVSNPYFSHTNYQIFNISRSNNKITQTHDKQITKLLVNKASYEVNSNSIFYKKTFLNNAMTIILALNWNIILFIIASYTLLTFIIFLLINNFFLNKISKTTAEISDTISLLSNNIFNILKNNETAISNRGIVRDKLITETMYLYKSYRKIRFLLNDVKKLSFYDGEMNLAKKLQQRIIKTKDNVYFKNNFYKVNIDIASKAADKRSGDLYLTYIKNNKIYILIGDSTGKNITATIHALFCLFAIEKIIDKYTNFDDIAYKINEYICNQDLEGMFLSSIILEIDLDKQIIRYINAGHELPIINKQENLYILKQDDYDIVFGAIPKYIYQIRNINFNELLNGSIYIYTDGITEANIVNNQMLGIDSFIEILKYNDDVGKIIDNINNQELNGIHDDKTLIKISLNSL; encoded by the coding sequence ATGAAAACAAATAGCCTAAAATATGAATTATATTCAAAGCTTAAAATATTTATTAACCTATATGTAGCCCTATTTTTTATTTTTATTGGTACATCAATAATTTCTTTTTACTTTTATATAGGGTATCGAAACATTCAAAGTACAGTTATTACATTAAAAATTTATGCAAACACTATTGAAAACAATGTATCTGATATAGTTAATTATGCTAATATTCTGATAAAACAGCAAAATTATAATGAAAAGAAATTCATATACGTAATTAATAATTACTTTAAACACTATAAAAAAGATTATTCTTTCACAGGTATCGGTTATGCTAGTATCAATAAAGAATATAATACTTATAGTTTTATTGATTTATCTAAAAAATCAAGAATTCAAAATCTAAATAATATTTATAAAAAAGATAATGGATACAAAAATACCTCATGGTTTAAAGATTTTAAAGACATAAAATCAACTACATACATTTCACCTCAAGTTAGTAGAACTGGAGAAAAAGGAAAACTATTGTTGACTGTAATAGCACCAATTAAAAAAGCTAGCCACAATATAGGACTACTGATTATAGATATAAATATTTCAAGAAAATTATCAAATTTTATTCATAAATATGATCCAGAAATTTCTAATAATTTAAAATTATACTTAGTAAGTAATCCTTATTTTAGTCATACTAACTATCAAATATTTAATATTTCAAGAAGTAATAATAAAATTACTCAGACGCATGATAAACAGATAACTAAATTACTTGTAAATAAAGCAAGTTACGAAGTCAATTCAAATAGTATTTTCTATAAAAAAACTTTTTTAAATAATGCTATGACTATAATACTTGCTTTAAATTGGAATATTATTTTATTTATAATTGCTTCTTATACACTTCTAACTTTTATTATTTTTTTACTTATAAATAATTTTTTTCTAAATAAAATTTCAAAAACTACAGCTGAAATATCAGATACGATATCTTTATTATCAAACAATATCTTTAACATACTAAAAAATAATGAAACAGCTATATCTAATAGAGGAATCGTCAGAGATAAATTAATAACAGAAACTATGTATCTATATAAATCATATAGGAAAATACGATTTTTACTGAATGATGTTAAAAAATTAAGTTTTTATGATGGTGAAATGAATTTAGCTAAAAAGTTACAACAAAGGATTATAAAAACTAAAGATAACGTATATTTTAAAAATAATTTTTATAAAGTTAATATAGACATTGCTTCAAAAGCTGCGGATAAACGCTCTGGCGATCTATACCTAACATACATAAAAAATAATAAAATTTATATACTAATTGGAGACTCCACAGGAAAAAATATAACAGCTACTATACACGCCCTATTTTGTTTATTTGCTATCGAAAAAATTATAGATAAATACACTAATTTTGATGATATAGCCTATAAGATTAACGAATATATCTGTAATCAAGATTTAGAGGGAATGTTTCTTAGTTCAATTATATTAGAAATTGATTTAGATAAGCAAATTATTAGATATATCAATGCCGGTCATGAGCTACCTATTATTAATAAACAAGAAAACCTCTATATATTAAAACAAGATGATTATGATATAGTCTTCGGAGCTATTCCTAAATACATATATCAAATTAGAAATATAAATTTTAATGAATTACTTAATGGATCTATATATATTTATACAGATGGTATTACAGAAGCAAATATAGTTAATAATCAAATGCTAGGTATTGATTCGTTTATAGAAATTTTAAAATACAATGATGACGTTGGTAAAATCATCGATAACATAAATAATCAAGAATTAAATGGTATCCATGATGATAAAACATTAATAAAAATATCTTTAAATAGCCTCTAA